TATTGATCAAAACGGCTGGAGAGTTCTTGCCAATATTGACCGATGGCCTTTTGTAAATTGCCACTGGTAATAATTAATGTATTATCCGGCAAATAATGAAATAAGGTTTCACTTTCTTTAAAAAACAGCGGCAGGTAATACTCGATACCCGCAGGGACATAGCCTTGGCTAAGATCTTGATAAGGTAGGTGGCGATTTAAATCACCGCTGAAACGCTCACGCCATTGATTGCGAAATAAGCGTTTGGCTTCATCATCAACCGAGTGCTCATAGGCTGGGAGCAATTGAATATGACTGACTTTATCGATGGAGCGCTGAGTCTCACTGTCAAAGGTGCGGATACTGTCGACTTCATCATCAAAAAAGTCGATACGAAAAGGAGTGTCTGCCCCCATAGGAAAAATATCAAGCAGTGAGCCGCGTGAGGCATATTCACCATGCTCGAAGACTTGCTCAACATGACGATAACCCGCTTGAGTCAGCGCAAGGCGAAAGTTCTCAAGAGACATCGCATCGCCGGCCTTCATCATTAATGTTGATTTTAGTAACGCATCGACAGGAGCAATATAGTGCAAAACAGCGTTGATCGATGTGATGCAATGTGTTTGGGTCTGATATTTTAAATCATAAAGTGTTTTAATTCGCTGTGAGCGAATCTCCTCTGACGCTGAGAAGCGATCATAGGGTAAGGTTTCCCAGTCAGGAAAATGTTGTAGCTTGGGTTGACCTTGATCATTTTCATCCTGAAAGAAGGGAATTTCACGTGCTAAACGATCTGCCATTAAGGTATCTTCGGCAATGATTAATGCTGGGCCATTATGTTGTTGTAAGGCTTCTGCGATTAATAATGCTGTGGCTGCACCTTCTGCATTACCGTATGTTTTCACAAGCCCTTTTTTTTGTGGTAAAGAGGAGATGATTTGCTTCATGTTCAATATTTCAGCCTTATCGTTATAAAAAAATTAACTGCCTTTCACCGGTGGGAGATAGACATGAATATCATCAACCCAGGGTGAAATTGTGCGTTTTAATTGTGGTAAGGTGGCTTGAGGTTGTTTGGGGTATTGTAACCCTAAACGACCAATGCGTGCGAGTAGACGATAAAATTGATAAGCACTGATTGGCTTTTGCTGAGGTGTGAACTCAAGTTTAATCATTTGTCGACCGGTGATTAAGCTTAGCAGCGCTTGGCGGTAGCGAGTGATATTTTTTTCTGGAAGTAGTGACTCAATGAGCTCTTTACCTTGAGTAAGGCGTGCTTTTTGGTCAGCCGTTAAATGGGTTGATGTTTTTTCCAAGGGAGGAAAACTGACGGTTGCATTGATCAGCTTGCCATGATTGTTGCTTAATGTGGGGGGGCGGCCATAACTGAATGGGGGCGGTGTTTGGTAAGTCTGACGAACGCGTGTTCTTAGTACTTCTTTGCCGTCTTTGCGGAAAATCAGTTGATTGGTTTCTCTATTTTTATATAAATTAAATTGACCGATAAAATCGCTGTTATTAATACTGCGACCGATATAATGGGGTAAGGATTGTTGTAGTGTTGTAGGGACAATAAAGTTTGGAATACGGACCTTAACTGAATACTGCTCAAGCTGGCTTTTTGTTGCGCTATGCAAAAAGTCACTTGCTAATGAGCCAAGGTTGCTTGGTTGATGGGGTAATTTGAAGTTAAAGTGATTTAAGCGCTCTTGAGCACGATAATAGTTTGCGCCTTCTAGTGTGATTTGATTGACGATTTCAACTTGTTTGGCCTTTGCATCATAACTAAAGCGCCCATAAAAATAAGGTGATTTACCGTTGAGATAATGGGCAAGGTGGCGGAAAAAGCCATATTGCAATAAAGCCGCCGGGAGATTTTTGTCGTGAAATTTTTGACTGAAATGCACATCTTCAAAGGCGAACTTTAAATAGCCAAGCTGTTGTGTTTGAGTTATATCCGCTGAAATTAATGAAAGTTGACCGATAATGAGCGGGTTATCCGGCTGGTCTTTAAAAACGATAACAATATTTTTAACGGCGACTGTTTTGTTGTATAAGGTGAGCGGGCTGGCGGTGAGTTTTGCATAATTAATGCTTAAAATAGCCGGGGTATTCAACTTAATATTTTTAATTAATTGCTTTGCTTTTTGATCGGCAATATGCTCCACGTAGCTCGTTGTGAAGATATAGCCAAGCACAGCTAAGATGATAATACTAAAAATGGCTTTACGTTTGATCGTGGGCATTACAGGTCCTTTCGGCTTGCGTTTGGTCTAATGGGTTCGATATGTTTAATCTTAGTCACGAAAACGGCGGTTTAAATCTTCATAGGCGTCAATACGGCGATCACGCAAAAAAGGCCAGATACGACGAACCGATTCACTGCGTTTCAGGTCGATGGTGGCCGTGAGTATCTCTTCTTGGTCAGTAGAAGCTTGAGCTAAAATTTCTCCCTGCGGGCCGGCAATAAAACTATTGCCCCAAAACTGTATCCCTGAAGCTTGGCGATCTGCAGAGGCTTCAAAACCTGTGCGATTAGTGACTAATACCGGCAGACCATTCGCCACCGCATGGCCTTTTTGGACTTGAGTCCAAGCGTTCAGTTGACGTTCTTGCTCAGCTTTATCATCTTCTGGATCCCAGCCAATGGCGGTTGGATAAAGCAATAAATCCGCACCGGCGAGTGCCATTAAGCGGGCGGCTTCTGGATACCATTGATCCCAGCAGACCAGTACGCCTAGCTTACCCAAGCTCGTTTGAATAGGGTTAAAGCCTAAATCGCCCGGGGTAAAGTAAAATTTCTCGTAAAAGCCAGGATCATCAGGGATATGCATTTTACGATAGCGACCTGCTAAGCTGCCATCACTCTCTAACACAACTGCGGTATTATGGTAAAGCCCAGTGGCACGCTTTTCAAATAAGGAGGCGACGATGACAATATTCAGCTCTTTAGCAAGTTCCCCTAAAGCCTTCGTACTTGGGCCCGGAATAGTTTCAGCCAGATCAAAGCAATTCACATCTTCAGTTTGGCAAAAATAGAGCGAATTGTGTAACTCTTGCAAGAGCACCAATTGAGCACCATTATTTGCGGCTTGACGAATATGTTTGAAGCAATCCGCAATGTTTTGTTTAACATCTGCTGATTTTTGTTGCTGAATCAGCGCGACTTGAATTGATTGAGTGGTCATGAAGGTATCCTTGAAACGTATAGTTATATCTCTAATGATGAGGGTGATAGTGGGGTCGCCGCAATCTGCATGGTGAGGCAATGCAAGCTGCCGCCTTGTTCGATAAAAGGGCGACTATCGATGGGGATAATTTTTCGATTTTTAAAGCAAGTTTGTAATGTATTTAAAGCGACTTTATCTTCTGGGACTCGATAAGTCGGCACGAGTACGGCATCGTTAATAATTAAAAAATTTGGCATAACTGCTCGCTAAGCGCTCATTGCTTTCATCATCACGATAGCAATGAGGTAGGGGGAGGGGAACAAGCCGATAAGGCTGACCTTGGCAGTTTTTAAATGCTTTTAGTTCTTGCTCCATTTTAGCCAGTTCATCAAAGTGCTGTCGGTCATTTTTATCGGTGCACTGAACATAGCAAATCGTATGCGGGTCACAAAAGCGGGCGAGAGTATCGATATGGGCGTCGGTATCATCACCGACAAGCTCGCCATGATCTAGCCATAAGATCCGTTGAAAGCCGAGTGTGGTTTTAAGTTCAGCCTCTATTGCTCGTTTTGATAGCTTGGGGTTACGATTTGGGTTCAGCAGGCAACGGCGAGTAGTTAATAGAGTGCCGTGCCCATCAGTTTCGACACTGCCACCTTCAAGAATAAGTGGATGATCAGTGATTCGGTGAGGGTTAAAGGCATTTTGTCTAGCAAGGTTGGTATTTACTTGATTATCCAGATCACTAGCGAACTTATTACCCCAAGCATTAAAGTTAAAGCTGATTAACTGAATTTGATTTTGGTGTATATCTCGTGTTGATAAGGGACCATAGTCACGGCACCAAGTATCATTGCTCGGGATGGTATAGAACTGAACCTGGTTAAGATTAATGTTAAACGCTGTAAGTTTGTTAGTAATTTCAGCTTGATGGTCAGGGTTATAACAAGTAATGATGAGGGGTTGGTGGTCAGTGATGGCTTTGGCTAAGGCAAGAAAACTAGGCTCGACCTCTCTCATTGTGTCTGCCCAGTCACTGTGAATATGTGGCCACGTGATCATCACCGCTTGTTGTGGCGCCCACTCTGGAATTAACTGGTATTGCATGTGTTCTCCCCATCTTGAGGCCAAAATTATAGCGAGGCTTTATTCTCCTGTATATATCGGGTTATTATGCTCTTTGTTTTAATTATTTGAAGAGTCGCTTGAATTGATGCAATTACCGATACGGCTAGGCTTACGTTATACCCGAGCAAAGCGTAAGAATCACTTTATTTCCTTTATTTCCCTAGTGTCTACGATAGGCATTGCACTGGGGGTGGCTGTACTGATTACCGTGCTCTCGGTGATGAATGGCTTTGATCAACAGATTAAGACGCGGATATTGAGCATGGTTCCTCATGTGACAGTGTCAAGTTATGATGGCGGTTTAAGTCAATGGTCGATGTGGCGAGAGCGCTTCATTAAGCTCAATCATGTGACTGGTGTGGCACCGGTGATTAATGGCCAGGGGATGCTGAGTGCCAATGGCTCAAATGTCTTTGCCTTAGTGCAAGGAATCGACCCGAAATTAGAAAAAACCGTATTGCCAATTGCCAGCAAAATGGTTTCAGGAAAGTTGAGTGATTTAAAAGCTGGAAGCTATGGCATTGTTTTAGGTCAGAATATGGCTGCGAACTTAGGCGTCAGTATTGGCAGCAAATTACTGGTCGTGGTACCGAGTGCCAGCTTATCGCCAGTGGGTTTCTTGCCGCGGTTAAAGCAGGTGACCGTTGTGGGCATTTTCCATGTTGGCTATCAATTTGATAGTTCTTATGCCTTGATGAATATTAAAGATGCTGCACGTGTTTTTAATATGCCGGGTAAAGTTTCAGGGTTGCAGTTGCGTTTGGATAATTTATATCTAGCACCTCAGGTGGTGAATGCCTTACAGCATAATTTACCGCCAAGCATGAATGCGATGGACTGGACAGCGCAAAACCCGAATTTATTTCAAGCATTGAAAATGGAAAAGACGATGATGATTTTTTATCTTACTGCTGATCATTGCTGTTGCCGTGTTTAATATGTTGTCTACTTTGGTTATGCTAGTGACCGATAAGCAGGCGGATATTGCTATTTTAAGAACGATGGGAATGTCATCTGGAGGGATTATTAATACCTTCATTGTCCAAGGCATGATTACAGGCGGCATGGGCATTGTACTGGGTGTGATCGGTGGTGTTGCTTTGGCTTTTAATGTGACAGAAATTGTCAACTTTATTCAGAATTTATTTCATGTGCAGTTTTTAAGTTCGAGTGTCTATTATATTGATTTTGTCCCTTCAGACGTGCAATGGCCAGATGTGATTCACATTACAGTTGCGGCATTGGTGATGAGTTTTATTGCGACCTTGTATCCTGCTTGGCGAGCCAGTCGTATTCAGCCTGCGGAGGTATTACGCTATGAGTAATAAAGGGAAAAATAGCCTAGATAATCACCAGGATATTGTCTTAAGTTGTAAGGCGCTAGGGCGGAGCTTTCATGATGGTAATCGTACAGTTGATGTTTTAAAAGAGGTGAGCTTGGAGGTAAAAGCGGCAGAATCTTTGGCCATTATGGGCAGTTCAGGTTCGGGTAAAACGACTTTATTGTATTTATTAGGTGGCTTGGATCAGCCTAGTAAAGGTGAAGTCTGTGTGAAAGGTCAGCCTTTACAATCTTTGAGTCGTCGAAAAATTGAGGCTTGGCGTAATCAGCATTTAGGTTTTATTTACCAACTGCATCACTTGTTGCCTGAATTTAGTGCGGTTGAAAATGTGATGATGCCATTGTGGATACAGAAAAAAACAACAAAAGTCGCTAAGGCTCAGGCCTTAGAATTATTAGATCAGGTGGGTTTGAGCCATCGCGCCAGTCATCGGCCGGGTGAGCTTTCAGGAGGAGAGCGCCAGCGTGTGGCGATTGCTCGGGCTTTAGTGACTAAACCCGTGTGTGTATTAGCGGATGAGCCGACTGGCAACTTGGACCAGGAGACCGCCGGGCAGGTGATGGAGGTAATGCAAAGCTTGAATCGTGAGCTTAACACGAGCTTTATTGTAGTGACTCATGATACTGAGGTCGCCGCTAAAATGGATAGAACATTAATGCTGCATCGAGGTGAAGTTCAAAGCCAAAGGGTTTAATGCTGTGTCGTTATTACGCAGTGATTGAGCTTGCTTGATTAAAGTTAACTGAAGTATTAAAAAATATAATTTAAATTTTTATAGGTAGGGTTTTTGAAAACCCTATTTTATTTTTAATTTAATCTCGCTATTTTACTTGCTTTTTATAAATAATATTTAATTTGATTTTTATGGGGGTTTTATGAATAGCGCCTATGAGTCAAAGGATTGGCTGGTACTTTAAAAACAGAGCGATTATACTGGCCCTTTTATAATAATGAAAACAATGATGTCATGACATTGCGCGGTCGCTTTTGGGTACTTTTTAGCTTATTGTCTTGTGTGGCGATTGCCGTTGCTGCGCGACTGATTTATTTACAATCGATAGATCGACCCTTTTTAGAGCGGGCATGGCAGACACAGAGCACGCGCTTTATTAATGTTGATGCGTATCGAGGCATGATTTTAGATCGAGATGGTGTGCCGTTAGCGGTGAGTAGTCTTGTTGACTCTATTGTCCTTGATCCTGTGACCTTACTGAAACAGCCAAAATCAGTGGCTAAAATTGCGGCGCTTGCACCGGGTGAAGTTAATGAGCGTGAATTATGGCAGATACTGCGTTCCCACAAGCATTTGCGTTATTGGTTTTGGCAGCGTGACCTGCCGCCCTTTATGGTTAAAAAAATTAGCCTCTGCGAAAATTACTGGTGTTTATATTGTGCCGTCTTTTAAACGCTTTTACCCACAAGGTGCGAGCGTTGCACAGATCGTTGGCTTTACCGGGTTTTCAGGCCAGGGCCGTGATGGTATAGAGTTACAGCATAACCGAACATTAATGGATAAAGAAGGTAAAGAAAAAGTTCGGGTCAACGGTAAAGGGCAAATTATTCAAAAACTTGATCAGCTAAGAGCGCCACATAGTGGTCAAGATGTGCAATTAAGTATTGATATTCGCTTGCAAACTGAAGCTTATCAAGCCTTAAAGCAAGCTGTAGAAGAAAATAAAGCTGAATCTGGGACGGTTGTGCTCGTGAATGTGCATACGGGTGAAGTTTTAGCAATGGTCAGTGTACCAAGCTTTAATCCAAATGATTTGAGTGATCGAGTGAGTAGCGGTGTGCGTGCACGAGCCTTAACGGACGTTTTCGAACCGGGATCAACAGTGAAGCCGTTGATTATGAGTATGGCCTTAGATAGTGGTCGTTATACACCAAATACACCCATAGATACTTCTCCTGGCTGGTATTATATTCAGCATCATCGTGTGCGTGATGATGCCAACTTTGGCCAATTAACAGCGACGGGCGTGTTGAAAAAATCCAGTAATGTTGGAATTTCACGGATTGCTTTATCTTTTCCGCCTGAAAATATTTATAAGACGTATAGTGATTTTGGTTTAGGGCAGCTGACGGGAGTGAAGTTTCCAGGGCAGCGTATGGGCTATGTGCCAACGATGTCTAATGCGCCAAGCCCTTTTGTTTGGGCGACGATGACCTTTGGTTATGCAATTACAGCAACGCCTTTACAAATCGCACGCGCCTATGCAGCAATCGGCAATAACGGGATTGAGCTGCCAATGACGTTATTAAAGCGCCAAAAACCACCTATTGGTTACCGAGTTATTAAGGAAAAAACCTCTAGAGAAATACTAAATATGCTGCACACTGTGGTCGAGCCTGGGGGGAACGGGGATTTTAGCGAATGTGCCAAATTACCAAGTGGTCGGTAAAACAGGGACCGCCCATAAAGTGGGACCGAATGGCTTTTATAAAGATAAATTTGATGCGTTTTTTGCAGGGATTGCTCCCTTAAATAACCCTCAGTTTGCCGCTGTTGTTTTTATTGATAATCCTCAAAATGGCCGCTTTAGTAAATATGGTGGTGTTTCCGCAGCTCCGGTGTTCTCTAAGGTCATGGGTAAGGCGCTACAGCTTTATGGCGTAAAACCGTTTGGAGGTGAGCAGGTTGAGAAATGGAAGCATATGACACGTGCTCAATTAGAGCGCTTGGTTGCAATTGCTTAAGTTCATATAGTTAAACTCTCGATTAACTCATTGAGTCTGTTAAATATATTTTAACCTATTGATTTTGAGTTAAATTTAAAATCACTTATTTTTCATTTTGTTGTTATTTTTCTGCATTTAGTCGGTGGCTCTGGTCGATGGAGCTGTGATAGTATTAACACTCCTTGAAATTCCATTTATTTAAAGAGTGACAGATAGCATGAGCGATCAAAGTGATGATGTGATTGAATTAATTGAAAAAGTGAAGACCGCTAAATATGCGAAAAGAATGGCAGACGCTCTGCATCGTGTTACTTATGAGCAACTTAGTGAGTATAAAGAGCAGCATGGGGACTCCGGCAGTGATGTTTTTGAGGCTTTGGTTTTTACTCAGGTCGGTGCATTAAAAAATATATTAATTCAGCTCTCAAAGACCTTTGCGATGACTAAAGGCAAGTCGATTCCAGAAGAAAGTATTGATGAGCTTGAAAATGCGGTGATGAGTTTCTTTGATGAAGACCTTTGGGAGTCAGAAGCCATAAAGATTCCTGCTAGTCAATTAAATTAAAATCAAGCATAAAAATCCATACCAATCAAAGCAATAAGCTAGGGGGTACCCTCCCTTAGTTGTTATTTCTCACCTGTGCCACAGCCACCAAAAATGCATTTCCAACCGCGCACAATCACCCATAAAGTTGAAACGCCAACAAGTATATAAATAATCCTGACCAAGGCGGTGATGTCACCTAAAATCAACGTGATAAGATTAAGTTGCAATAGGCCTACAAGTCCCCAGTTTAAACCGCCAATTACAACTAAAATAATGGCAATCTTATCTAGTAGGTTCGCTTTCATATTGGCCTCCTTATAAAAGTTCCTCGTCCATTAGACACTATTTTTCTAGGGTTCTATCCACAGCGCCTTACTTAAATGGATTATTTAGTGGGTTATTACTTGAAATAAAATGTTTCCCTGTATTTTATGAAAATATTGCTAGTGCCGACTCCAATGGGGTTGAGAAGTGTTGAAGTATTACTATTGAGATTTGAAAAGCGAAGTCTTCTAATATTAATTGAATGGCCAATCTGTTAGGGTGTTGTGAGGATTACTTTGGAGGTGTTGCATAATTTTTATTATTTTCCCATATAGAGGATTAATAAAAAAAGTATAGTAAGATAGATTATTATTTTTAATAAGTATTTTTAGCCTTGTTGACCTTGAATTCTGTGTCAAAATGGCTTGAAAGTTAATTTATTGTAATTTAAGTGTTAAGAAATTATTCGACATTCTGTGTCTATGATAAAAATTATTTAAATTTTTTCTTTGTCTATATTTTTTATGGGTATAAAAATAAATATCTATGTTGACCATCTGATGGAACAGTGCTAGTTTAAGACCATGCTAATCAATAAATA
This genomic stretch from Piscirickettsia litoralis harbors:
- a CDS encoding carbon-nitrogen hydrolase, translating into MTTQSIQVALIQQQKSADVKQNIADCFKHIRQAANNGAQLVLLQELHNSLYFCQTEDVNCFDLAETIPGPSTKALGELAKELNIVIVASLFEKRATGLYHNTAVVLESDGSLAGRYRKMHIPDDPGFYEKFYFTPGDLGFNPIQTSLGKLGVLVCWDQWYPEAARLMALAGADLLLYPTAIGWDPEDDKAEQERQLNAWTQVQKGHAVANGLPVLVTNRTGFEASADRQASGIQFWGNSFIAGPQGEILAQASTDQEEILTATIDLKRSESVRRIWPFLRDRRIDAYEDLNRRFRD
- a CDS encoding agmatine deiminase family protein, translating into MPNFLIINDAVLVPTYRVPEDKVALNTLQTCFKNRKIIPIDSRPFIEQGGSLHCLTMQIAATPLSPSSLEI
- a CDS encoding agmatine deiminase family protein, with protein sequence MQYQLIPEWAPQQAVMITWPHIHSDWADTMREVEPSFLALAKAITDHQPLIITCYNPDHQAEITNKLTAFNINLNQVQFYTIPSNDTWCRDYGPLSTRDIHQNQIQLISFNFNAWGNKFASDLDNQVNTNLARQNAFNPHRITDHPLILEGGSVETDGHGTLLTTRRCLLNPNRNPKLSKRAIEAELKTTLGFQRILWLDHGELVGDDTDAHIDTLARFCDPHTICYVQCTDKNDRQHFDELAKMEQELKAFKNCQGQPYRLVPLPLPHCYRDDESNERLASSYAKFFNY
- the lolD gene encoding lipoprotein-releasing ABC transporter ATP-binding protein LolD — encoded protein: MSNKGKNSLDNHQDIVLSCKALGRSFHDGNRTVDVLKEVSLEVKAAESLAIMGSSGSGKTTLLYLLGGLDQPSKGEVCVKGQPLQSLSRRKIEAWRNQHLGFIYQLHHLLPEFSAVENVMMPLWIQKKTTKVAKAQALELLDQVGLSHRASHRPGELSGGERQRVAIARALVTKPVCVLADEPTGNLDQETAGQVMEVMQSLNRELNTSFIVVTHDTEVAAKMDRTLMLHRGEVQSQRV
- a CDS encoding penicillin-binding protein 2; its protein translation is MAGTLKTERLYWPFYNNENNDVMTLRGRFWVLFSLLSCVAIAVAARLIYLQSIDRPFLERAWQTQSTRFINVDAYRGMILDRDGVPLAVSSLVDSIVLDPVTLLKQPKSVAKIAALAPGEVNERELWQILRSHKHLRYWFWQRDLPPFMVKKISLCENYWCLYCAVF
- a CDS encoding peptidoglycan D,D-transpeptidase FtsI family protein; this translates as MPSFKRFYPQGASVAQIVGFTGFSGQGRDGIELQHNRTLMDKEGKEKVRVNGKGQIIQKLDQLRAPHSGQDVQLSIDIRLQTEAYQALKQAVEENKAESGTVVLVNVHTGEVLAMVSVPSFNPNDLSDRVSSGVRARALTDVFEPGSTVKPLIMSMALDSGRYTPNTPIDTSPGWYYIQHHRVRDDANFGQLTATGVLKKSSNVGISRIALSFPPENIYKTYSDFGLGQLTGVKFPGQRMGYVPTMSNAPSPFVWATMTFGYAITATPLQIARAYAAIGNNGIELPMTLLKRQKPPIGYRVIKEKTSREILNMLHTVVEPGGNGDFSECAKLPSGR
- a CDS encoding penicillin-binding transpeptidase domain-containing protein, giving the protein MPNYQVVGKTGTAHKVGPNGFYKDKFDAFFAGIAPLNNPQFAAVVFIDNPQNGRFSKYGGVSAAPVFSKVMGKALQLYGVKPFGGEQVEKWKHMTRAQLERLVAIA
- a CDS encoding DUF378 domain-containing protein is translated as MKANLLDKIAIILVVIGGLNWGLVGLLQLNLITLILGDITALVRIIYILVGVSTLWVIVRGWKCIFGGCGTGEK